CGCCGGGGTGTTGCTGAAGACCGGCGCCTACGGCCTGCTGCGCTTCGTGATCCCGCTGTTTCCCGGTGCGGCGCAGGATTTTGCGCCTTTCGCCATGGCGCTGGGCGCGGTCAGCATCCTCTATGCCGCCAAGCTCGCCTTCGCCCAGACCGACCTCAAGCGCCTCATCGCCTACACCAGCGTCAGCCACATGGGCTTCGTGCTGCTCGGCGCCTTCGCCGGCAATGCGCAAGCACTGCAGGGCGCGGTGATGACCATGCTGGCCCACGGCGTCAGCGCGGCAGCGCTGTTCATGGTCGCCGGCGCCCTGCAGGAGCGGCTGCACACCCGCGACATGGACAAGATGGGAGGCTTGTGGGCACTGGCGCCCCGCATCGGAGCGATCACCCTGTTCTTCTCGGTCGCCGCGCTGGGCATGCCTGGGCTGGGCAATTTCGTCGGCGAATTTCTGGTGCTGCTGGGGAGCTTCCGCGTCGATGCCGCCATCACCGCGTTCGCCGCGCTCGGCCTCATCCTGGCGCCGGTCTATGCGCTGTACGTGATGCAGCGGGCGTTCCACGGGCCGGCTTCGCCCCGCGAAATCCGCGACTTCGGCCTGCGCGAAATGGGGGTGATGCTGTTCCTGATCGCCGCGACGACCTGGATGGGGCTCCATCCCCAATCCATGCTGGCCTACACCGACGCCACGGTGAACGGACTGACCCGGACCCTGGCCCAGCGAGGAACCTGACGTGACCGCCGACGCATTCACCGCCCTGCTCCCCTTCATCGTTCTGTCGGCGGCCGCCGTCGCCGTGATGCTGGCCATCGCGATCCGGCGGAGCTTCCGCCTCATTTTCTGGCTGACGGTCGGCGGGCTGCTGGCGAGCCTGTCCACCCTGCCCCACGCTTTGTCCGTCGCACCGCTCCGGGTCACGGACCTGCTGCTGGTCGACGCCTACGGCCTGTTCTTCCATGCGCTCTTGCTTCTCGCCGCGCTCGCCGTCGCCCTCCTGTGCCTGGCGTATTTCCGCCGGCGCGAGAATGAGAACGAAGAAATCTTCGTGCTGCTCCTCACCTCGACCCTGGGGGCACTGCTGCTGGTGTCCAGCGCCCATCTCGCCATGTTCTTCCTCGGCCTGGAGGTGCTGACGATCTCCCTGTTCCCCATGATCGCCTACAGCGTCCGGGCCTCCCGCCCGCTGGAAGCGGGCATCAAATACCTGATGCTGTCGGGACTCGCCTCCTCTTTCCTCATGTTCGGCATGGCACTGGTCTACGGCGACCTGGGCGTGCTCTCGTTCGAACAGATCGGCGCGAGCGGCGCGGAACTGGAGCAAAAGCCGCTCGCTCTCGCCGGCCTGTTCCTCATCCTGGCCGCGATCGGCTTCAAGCTGTCGCTGGTGCCGTTCCACCTGTGGACGCCGGACGTCTACCAGGGCGCGCCCGCGCCGGTCACCGCCTTCCTGGCGACCGTGTCGAAGGCGTCCGTGTTCGCCCTGCTGCTCAGGTTTTTCACCACCGTCCATGCCGAGCGCTCGGAAACCTTTCTCTGCGTGCTCGGACTGCTGGCCGTCGTGTCCATCCTGGCCGGCAATCTCCTGGCGCTGCTGCAGGACAGCCTGAAACGCCTGCTCGCCTACTCATCGATCGCCCACATGGGCTACCTGCTGGTGGGATTCGTCGCCGCGGGGCTGCTGCGGCGGGACCTGCAGGCGGAAACGATCGCCTTCTACCTCGCCGCCTACACGCTCACCAGCCTGGCGGCCTTCGGCGCCATTTCGGCCATTTCCGACGACGCCCGCGAATCCGACCGGCTCAGCGACTACGCCGGCCTGTTCTGGCGCTCGCCTTGGCTCGCCGCGGTACTGACGCTCTCCCTGCTGTCTCTGGCGGGCATCCCGCTCACGGTCGGCTTCGTCGGCAAGTTCTACGTCTTCGCCGCCGGCGTGCAGGCGGAGACCTGGCCACTGGTGGCCACCGTCGTCGTCGGCAGCGGCATCGGCATCTACTATTACCTCCGGGTCGTGCTGGCCATGATCCAGCCGGCTGACGCCGGGCATCGGCTCGCACTGCATCCGGCGGCCCGAACCGCCTTGGCCGTCACGGCGCTGCTCGTCCTCGCGGCCGGATTGTTCCCTCAGCCGCTGATCGATGCAGCGGCGAACACGCCACATTCGCCCACCACCGCTGACAACCAGCACCGGGCCGCCGCTTTGCCGGCCGCCGGCCGCTAGCTGCGCACCCATCTTGCAACGATGTTCCGCCCGTCCCCGGCTCCATAACCGCCTTCACTCCCCCGACCATGTCCGACTTTGAATTCAGCCGCCGCCCGATCAAAGCCCGCGACACGCGCTGGGCCGCTTCCATCGCGTCCTGGCTCGCCTACTCCGGCATACGTCCCAACCTCATCTCGGTTTTCAGCGCCGTCTTCGCCGCTGGGGCAGGCGGATGTCTGGCGGCGACGCCCTACTGCGAGGCGGCCGGGGCGGCGGTTCTTTTCGTGACGGCGGCGCTGTGCGTACAACTGCGGCTGCTGTGCAATCTCTTCGACGGCATGGTCGCCATCGAAGGCGGGTTCAAGACGAAATCGGGCGAAATCTTCAATGAACTCCCGGACCGGTTTGCCGATGCCTTCATCCTGACCGGTCTGGGCTATGCAAGCTCGATGTGGCCCTACGGCCCGACCCTGGGCTGGCTGGCCACGGCCCTTGCGCTGGGCACCGCCTATGTGCGCGCACTCGGCGCGGCGGCGGGCGCCGGTCAATGTTTCCTCGGGCCGATGGCCAAACAGCATCGCATGGCGGTCGTCACCGCCGCATCGCTCGCAGCGGCCGCGGCGTGCTTCGCGGACTGGCAGGCGTGGGTGCTGATGGCCGCGCTCGTGATACTGGTCGCCGGCACCGCTGCTACTCTCCTGCGGCGCACCCGTTGGGTCGTGCGGGCGCTGGAGGCCAAGCCGTGATCGCGAAGTCCTTCGTCATCCTGCTGGTGCGGCTGCTGACCGGCATCCGCGCCCACTGGCAGGGCACCGAGCCCGACGCCAGGCAGCGGGTCTATTTCGCCAACCACACCAGCAATCTCGATGCGGTCGTGATATGGGCGGCGCTGCCGGAGGCGCTGCGCAAGATCACCCGGCCCGTCGCCGCACACGACTACTGGTCGCGCGGCCTGGTGCGGCCCTATCTGGCGAAACGCGTTTTCAACGCCGTGCTGATCGAGCGCCGGAACGTGACGGTCAAGAACAATCCGCTCACACCCATGCTCGCCGCGCTGGATGCCGGCAGCTCGCTGATCATCTTTCCCGAAGGCGGGCGGATGGCCGGTGGAGAACCCGCGGAATTCAAGAGCGGCATCTACCATCTCGCCGCCCGCCGCCCGGAGGCCGAACTCATCCCTGTGTGGATCGACAACGTGAACCGCGTGCTTCCCAAAGGCGAAATCTTCCCGGTGCCGATGCTCGGCAGCATCACGATCGGCGCGCCGATCCGGCGGGAGGAAGACGAGACGAAGGAAGACTTTCTGCGGCGCACCCATGCGGCACTGTGCCGCCTCGGAGGATTTTCGCCATGACGATGGACCGGCACATCCTCTGGCTGGCTGCGGGTATTCTCGGCGCGCTCGTCGTGGCCTCGGTCATCGGCGCAATCCTGGCTGCCCGAATCAAGACCGAGGCGGGACGCGCCACCGTCTCCAACCTCAATGCCCGAACCCGCGCCTGGTGGGTGATGGCGTTCATCTTCGGCGGTGCACTCGCCCTCGGACAGGTCGGCGCGGTGGTACTGTTCGGCCTGCTGTCCTTCCTCGGCCTGCGCGAATTCATCACCCTCACGCCGACCAAACGGGGCGACCATCGCGCCCTGTTCTGGATGTTTTTCGTGATCACGCCGGCGCAATACTGGCTCGTCGCCCGCGGATGGTACGGGATGTTCGCCATCTTCATCCCGGTTTACGCCTTTCTGTTCCTGCCGGTGCGATCGGCGCTGGCGGGCGACTGCGAAAACTTCCTCGAACGCACCGCCAAAGCCCAGTGGGGCCTGATGGTCTGCGTATATTGCCTCAGCTACACGCCGGCGCTGCTCGCCCTGGAAATACCGGGTTTTGAGGGACGCAATGCCGAACTCGTGATCTTCCTCATCCTGGTCGTCCAGATGAGCGACGTGCTGCAGTACGTCTGGGGCAAGACGGTCGGCCGCCACAAAGTCGCGCCCACCGTCAGCCCCGGCAAGACCTGGGAAGGCCTCATCGGGGGCGTACTGTCCGCATCGGCCCTCGCCGCCGGCTTGTGGTGGGCGACGCCGTTCACGCCCTGGCAGGCGGGCCTGACCGGATTTGCGATCTGCATCGCTGGTTTCTGCGGCGGCCTCGTCATGTCGGCGATCAAACGCGACCGCGGCGTCAAGGACTACGGTGCCCTCATCGAGGGGCACGGCGGCGTGATGGACCGCGTCGATTCGCTGTGTTTCGCGGCTCCCCTGTTCTTCCACCTCGTTCGGTATTTTTGGACGTGACACCGGCCCGAATTCTCCATCACCGCGTGAGCCCACAAAGCGGCGGCAAGCTTGCCGCCACAAGGCGGCCCGCCGGGGTGGTGCTATGATCCGTTTCGACATCAACCAGCCGCACCCTTCGCCAAATGATTTGGCCCGGTCTGCCCATTGCCCGCTATCGCTTCGAATTCTCCTCCGAGTTGCCGGTCCGGCTGCCCGAGTATCCCGGCTCCGCCTGGCGCGGCGCCCTCGGCCATGCGCTCAAGCGCGCGGTCTGCGTGGTCCGCGGCACCCCCTGCAAGGACTGCCTGCTCTACCGCGCCTGCGTCTACTCCTACGTATTCGAGACACCGCCACCGGCGGCGGCCCTCAAGATGCGGAAATACAATGCCGCCCCGCATCCGTTCGTGCTCGACGTGCAGCCCAATCCCGAGCCCCAAGTCTTCCGGCTCGGCCTGACCCTGATCGGCCAGGCCGAACGCCAGTTGCCTTACCTCGTACACGCCCTGCAACAGGCAGGACGGCAGGGCATCGGCAAACGGGACAACCGGCTCGAACTCCAGGCCATCCAACAGACCGACGGCAACGGCGGCATCCACCCGATCTGGACCGCCGAACAGCCGCTCATTCCGCTGCCGGCCTCAATCCCCGTCATCCCGCCGCCGCCGGAACGCTGCCGGGTCCAACTGGAAACCCCCCTGCGCCTGCGCCGGGAAGAGCACCAGGTCGGCCCCAGGGATTTCGGCTTCGCCGACCTGTTCGGCACGCTGCTGCGGCGCCTCTCCATGCTCAGCTATTTCCACACCGACACCCCCCTGGAAACCGATTTCGCCGGTCTCATGGCCCAGGCCCGCAGCCTCGTCGTGAAAGAAGCCGAGCTGGCCTGGCACGACTGGACCCGCTATTCCTCCCGGCAAGACACCACCATGCAGATGGGCGGACTCACAGGCAGCTTCGTCCTCGACGGCACGGCCCTCGCCCCGTTCTGGCGTTACCTCTGGCTGGGCCAATGGACCCACGCCGGCAAGGCCACCAGCATGGGCTTGGGCCGCTACCGGCTCCACACCGAACCCGCGGACGTACCGCAGCCCGCGGCGACGGCCTGATTCCGCATATCTCCGCCTCCGTGCCCGACCTAAGCATCGTATGGAAACGCCAGAACTCCCCTACCCCCGGCGCATTCTGCTTGCAGTGACCGGCCTCACGCCGCAAGTCGTCACTGAAACCCTCTATGCCCTTCGCCGTCGAGGGGATCAAGCCCTGCCGACCGAAATCCATCTCCTGTCCACCGCCGACGGCATCGAACGCGCCCGGCTCACCCTGCTCAGCGACGAGCCCGGCTGGTTCCACCGGCTGCGGCGGGATTACGCGCTGCCGGCCATGCGATTCGACGAATCCTGCCTGCACGTCCTCGAAGACGGCGCCGGGCGGGCGTTGACCGACATCCGCACCGAAAGCGACAACATCGCCGCCGCCGACACCATCACCGACTGGATCCGCCACCTCACCGACGACGACGCCTCCCAGCTACACGTCTCGCTGGCCGGCGGACGCAAATCTATGGGATTCTACGCGGGCTACGCCCTTTCGCTGTATGGCCGGCCCCAGGACCAGCTCTCCCATGTGCTGGCGATGCCGCCGTATGAATCGTACCCGGACTTCTTCTACCCCACCCCGGCCAGCCGCATCATCTATACCACCGGCGCCGACAGCCGGCCGCTGGACACCAAGGCCGCCGCCGTCACCCTGGCCGACATACCCTTCGTCCGGCTGCGGCAAAACCTCCCCAAGACCCTGCTCAAAGGCCGCGCCCGCTTCTCGCACGTGGTGGACGCCGCTCAATCCTCGCTGACCCAGCCCAAATTGACGATTGATCTTGAACGCCGGAGTATCCAGGCCGGCGGCCTCAGCCTAACCCTCGCCCCGACTCAACTGGCCTTCCTCGCCTGGTTCGCCCGCCGCCGGCTGGCGCAAGCGCCGGCGCTGTGCTGCCCCTCGGACGGCGTTTCCGAACCCGACTACGCCGCCGCCTACCTCAGCAAATACATGAAAATCATCGGCGCCATGGGTGACGGCGACCGCACCCAAGAGCGGCTTCGGCACGGCATGGACAAAGCGTTCTTCGAGCAGACCAAATCCAAACTGCACCGCCGCATCGACGACCTGCTCGGCCATGCCGCCGGCCCCTACCTGATCGGTCACGACGGCGGACGCCCCCGGCGCTTCGGCCTCACCCTCCCGCCGGAAGCCATCCGCTTCGGCCGCATCGAAGGCTGAAGCCGCCCCCCGCACACCGACCTCCACACCGGCCACCACGGCGCCAGACCTTCGAGCGCGACATGTTCCTGAAATCACACCTTGATGAAGAAACCAATCTTCGCGGTCGCCGGCCCACACCTGTCCGCAGGCAGCACAGCTTGGCAACGGACAGAACGCTCCGAAGCCATGAATACCGGCTACAAGCTCGTTGGCGGCGCGCTCCGATGCCCAGTACCCCATCGCTCCGGTCACTTGCCCACCTACCGGCCGTGTTTTGCCTCCCCACGGAATCCCATGTCGCATACCGACCAAGTCGGCGAGTGAATTCCGCGGCTTGCTCACCACCGGCCTCGATGCTTAACTACGGCCTGGAACCTGCGCCGTCAAAATCCAGCGAGGCGCCGGTTCGCGCATGGCTGCCGAAAGTCAGCTTTTCGAGCGGCCGATTTTTCTTCAACCCCCTCTATAACAAAATGATTTTTAAGGAGAAATATGACGAAGCAGGTAGTAATCGAGACCTGATGAAGAAGGGATTAAGACACGACAGGCGCGAACGTATTCGTCTATCCGTCCCAGGTAGTAATCGAGACCTGATGAAGAAGGGATTAAGACTCCACCAACTCGACGGACGCAAGAATCGCATTCGGTAGTAATCGAGACCTGATGAAGAAGGGATTAAGACTAGTCTCAAGTCAGTCTGTTAGTGTCGCTCTAGCGGTAGTAATCGAGACCTGATGAAGAAGGGATTAAGACAAGACTTCTTCATCAGTTGTGTTTAGCTTTTCAGGGTAGTAATCGAGACCTGATGAAGAAGGGATTAAGACTAGAGCAAGCGTATCAGCGTTCATAGTCTAGTCGGTAGTAATCGAGACCTGATGAAGAAGGGATTAAGACCGCCATTCGGAATCTGGCTGTTCAGCACAGCCGCGTAGTAATCGAGACCTGATGAAGAAGGGATTAAGACCGCCGGGGTAGAACCGGCACTCCCCGTCCGCTCCGCCCGCCATCACCCGGCAAGCTTGCGATATCTGACAAGGATCAGTCGCTTGCACTACACTTCGCGGCGCCGTGAATGCTCAGGCGCACCGCGGCGGATACGCCCCCCTCGATCAAAGGAGCACGGCATTGATCCTTCAGGAACGTCTCGACGCGTCGAGCCCGATGGCGCCGGCGGCTGTTCTTCGCTATCCAGGGAAAGTCGGCGGACGCGCCCGCCTCGGCGGAAAGGAAGGCTACGCGAATTTCCGCTCCGGTCTGGACACTTTGGAAAGTTAGCCTCGGCTCCCCTCGTCACGTAATCATGGAAAGCGAAGTTCTCGTCATCCCACAGCCCTATTGGTCGGCCCTGGAAACCGTGATGACGGATGATTCCGCACGGTCTCCTGCCAAAGCCGGCAAAGCCTCCCCGCCGGACGAGCAAGATCCGCACGCGGCCTGGTCCCGTGCCATGAAGCATTGGCCTGCCGAGACTGTCTGGCTGCGGCGGGCCGATGCCGAGGGCGACGAGGGCTACCTGCAGATCATTCCTTATGCCCTGCTGCGGGACGGCTCCGGCGCCCTTTGGTGTTACCGCCGCCGAGGGGGTGATGCACGGCTGCGGGAACGTTTCAGTTGCGGGGTCGGTGGGCATGTGGACCGGGAGGACGAAGATGCCACCCTGGCTGCCACCGTATGGAACGCCCTGCTCAGGGAACTCGGCGAAGAGCTGAACTGGCAACCGCCGCCCGAGCCCCACCAACCCCTGGCCTGGATTTACGAAGGAGTTTCCCCCATCGGCAGAGTCCATGCAGGCCTGCTTTATCTGCTGGACTGGCGAGGCGCCGAGCCGCCCCGGTCGGTCGATCCTGCCTTGGCCGGCATGGGTTTCCTCCCGGCGGCGGAAATCATTGCCGAACCTCGTTTCGAATTGTGGAGCCGGCTTGCCGCCCGGCATGTTTCGGAGCGCGGCGAATGACTCACATCCTGCTTTGCACCTTGGGCGCCTCCTGGGCCGTCATCCCCGAGGCATACGGCTTTCTCGCCCCCGACCGTCTGCCACTGTTGCAAAATCATCCGGCGAGCGAGGAACTCGCCGCGCTGCGCTCCCGCTACGGTTTGGCCGCACCCGACGAGATCTGGGTGTGCACGACGCAAGGCGACAGAACCCGCGAGAGCATCGATTCTCTGCTCGACTGGCATCGCTGCCTGGATTTCCCGGTCGCACTGCGAATCTGGCAGGCACAAGGCACGGACCAGCTCGCCAGCCAGGCTGAATGCGACCACATGCGTGAACTGATCCTCCGCGCGGCGCTGCTCGCCCACGATCACGCCCGAGGCGGGCAAGTGCTGCTGTCGCTGGCCGGCGGGCGGAAGACCATGAGCGCCGATCTGCAGCGGGCCGCTTCGGTGTTCGGCTGCCAGGCCTTGCTGC
This portion of the Methylococcus mesophilus genome encodes:
- a CDS encoding NUDIX domain-containing protein, producing the protein MESEVLVIPQPYWSALETVMTDDSARSPAKAGKASPPDEQDPHAAWSRAMKHWPAETVWLRRADAEGDEGYLQIIPYALLRDGSGALWCYRRRGGDARLRERFSCGVGGHVDREDEDATLAATVWNALLRELGEELNWQPPPEPHQPLAWIYEGVSPIGRVHAGLLYLLDWRGAEPPRSVDPALAGMGFLPAAEIIAEPRFELWSRLAARHVSERGE
- a CDS encoding CDP-alcohol phosphatidyltransferase family protein, with amino-acid sequence MSDFEFSRRPIKARDTRWAASIASWLAYSGIRPNLISVFSAVFAAGAGGCLAATPYCEAAGAAVLFVTAALCVQLRLLCNLFDGMVAIEGGFKTKSGEIFNELPDRFADAFILTGLGYASSMWPYGPTLGWLATALALGTAYVRALGAAAGAGQCFLGPMAKQHRMAVVTAASLAAAAACFADWQAWVLMAALVILVAGTAATLLRRTRWVVRALEAKP
- a CDS encoding NADH-quinone oxidoreductase subunit N codes for the protein MTADAFTALLPFIVLSAAAVAVMLAIAIRRSFRLIFWLTVGGLLASLSTLPHALSVAPLRVTDLLLVDAYGLFFHALLLLAALAVALLCLAYFRRRENENEEIFVLLLTSTLGALLLVSSAHLAMFFLGLEVLTISLFPMIAYSVRASRPLEAGIKYLMLSGLASSFLMFGMALVYGDLGVLSFEQIGASGAELEQKPLALAGLFLILAAIGFKLSLVPFHLWTPDVYQGAPAPVTAFLATVSKASVFALLLRFFTTVHAERSETFLCVLGLLAVVSILAGNLLALLQDSLKRLLAYSSIAHMGYLLVGFVAAGLLRRDLQAETIAFYLAAYTLTSLAAFGAISAISDDARESDRLSDYAGLFWRSPWLAAVLTLSLLSLAGIPLTVGFVGKFYVFAAGVQAETWPLVATVVVGSGIGIYYYLRVVLAMIQPADAGHRLALHPAARTALAVTALLVLAAGLFPQPLIDAAANTPHSPTTADNQHRAAALPAAGR
- a CDS encoding lysophospholipid acyltransferase family protein, yielding MIAKSFVILLVRLLTGIRAHWQGTEPDARQRVYFANHTSNLDAVVIWAALPEALRKITRPVAAHDYWSRGLVRPYLAKRVFNAVLIERRNVTVKNNPLTPMLAALDAGSSLIIFPEGGRMAGGEPAEFKSGIYHLAARRPEAELIPVWIDNVNRVLPKGEIFPVPMLGSITIGAPIRREEDETKEDFLRRTHAALCRLGGFSP
- the csm6 gene encoding CRISPR-associated ring nuclease Csm6 — protein: METPELPYPRRILLAVTGLTPQVVTETLYALRRRGDQALPTEIHLLSTADGIERARLTLLSDEPGWFHRLRRDYALPAMRFDESCLHVLEDGAGRALTDIRTESDNIAAADTITDWIRHLTDDDASQLHVSLAGGRKSMGFYAGYALSLYGRPQDQLSHVLAMPPYESYPDFFYPTPASRIIYTTGADSRPLDTKAAAVTLADIPFVRLRQNLPKTLLKGRARFSHVVDAAQSSLTQPKLTIDLERRSIQAGGLSLTLAPTQLAFLAWFARRRLAQAPALCCPSDGVSEPDYAAAYLSKYMKIIGAMGDGDRTQERLRHGMDKAFFEQTKSKLHRRIDDLLGHAAGPYLIGHDGGRPRRFGLTLPPEAIRFGRIEG
- a CDS encoding phosphatidate cytidylyltransferase, which translates into the protein MTMDRHILWLAAGILGALVVASVIGAILAARIKTEAGRATVSNLNARTRAWWVMAFIFGGALALGQVGAVVLFGLLSFLGLREFITLTPTKRGDHRALFWMFFVITPAQYWLVARGWYGMFAIFIPVYAFLFLPVRSALAGDCENFLERTAKAQWGLMVCVYCLSYTPALLALEIPGFEGRNAELVIFLILVVQMSDVLQYVWGKTVGRHKVAPTVSPGKTWEGLIGGVLSASALAAGLWWATPFTPWQAGLTGFAICIAGFCGGLVMSAIKRDRGVKDYGALIEGHGGVMDRVDSLCFAAPLFFHLVRYFWT
- the cas6 gene encoding CRISPR system precrRNA processing endoribonuclease RAMP protein Cas6 is translated as MIWPGLPIARYRFEFSSELPVRLPEYPGSAWRGALGHALKRAVCVVRGTPCKDCLLYRACVYSYVFETPPPAAALKMRKYNAAPHPFVLDVQPNPEPQVFRLGLTLIGQAERQLPYLVHALQQAGRQGIGKRDNRLELQAIQQTDGNGGIHPIWTAEQPLIPLPASIPVIPPPPERCRVQLETPLRLRREEHQVGPRDFGFADLFGTLLRRLSMLSYFHTDTPLETDFAGLMAQARSLVVKEAELAWHDWTRYSSRQDTTMQMGGLTGSFVLDGTALAPFWRYLWLGQWTHAGKATSMGLGRYRLHTEPADVPQPAATA